One window of Tepidanaerobacter acetatoxydans Re1 genomic DNA carries:
- a CDS encoding CarD family transcriptional regulator, with product MFNIGDKVVYPMHGAGVIEAIEEKEILGEKQKYYIMRMPIGDMKVMIPLNNIEDIGVRQVVGDEEISEVFNILRGEKSKMSSNWNRRYRANMDKIRSGNIFQVAEVVRNLSLRDKEKGLSTGERKMLENAKHILVSEIVLSKNIQEDEALQMIENAFI from the coding sequence ATGTTCAATATTGGAGATAAAGTTGTTTATCCAATGCATGGAGCAGGAGTAATAGAAGCTATAGAGGAAAAAGAGATACTTGGTGAAAAGCAAAAATATTATATTATGCGGATGCCCATAGGCGATATGAAAGTTATGATACCTTTAAACAACATAGAGGATATAGGAGTTCGACAGGTAGTCGGGGATGAGGAGATAAGTGAGGTATTTAACATTTTACGCGGAGAAAAGAGCAAAATGTCTTCCAACTGGAACCGCCGTTACAGAGCGAACATGGATAAAATAAGAAGCGGGAATATATTCCAAGTAGCAGAGGTAGTCAGGAATTTATCACTTAGAGATAAAGAAAAAGGACTTTCGACCGGCGAACGTAAGATGCTTGAAAATGCAAAACATATACTTGTAAGCGAGATAGTGCTAAGTAAAAACATACAGGAAGATGAAGCGCTTCAAATGATTGAAAATGCATTCATTTGA